In Paenibacillus guangzhouensis, a single window of DNA contains:
- a CDS encoding CdaR family protein, which translates to MYRLFIVSDEPEEYDRLEELITRCLPGIFQLFHIESEEMMKRYIEQKGADVLIFGCSDTIRSYTVRQLHPRCRIVYVIPGDPCSNEDLLMALRRQVQELDLGQMKRIAHRIELNKTKSIIPMTENLLAILLMMESIPDAKFQQLTDILGLPWHTGYAMMIAFPQIEGISPTENHMRLTRYYDAVNHFTKQLGPCVTSPMMNRYMTVFFVVEDDWDVLGKAALLRAERLYKLLDYVFGTNITLGIGTVKPVLELRQSYRQAAISAAYGEAHAIPMATIEDVQRSAARRNTAWLKRDTSIEFQLRPELGTMAYELEQQHNEALMKLMGERGPSADSIQFG; encoded by the coding sequence ATGTATCGGTTATTCATCGTAAGTGATGAACCAGAGGAGTATGATAGGTTAGAGGAGCTCATTACTCGGTGTCTGCCGGGGATATTCCAGCTCTTTCACATAGAAAGTGAAGAAATGATGAAACGGTATATCGAGCAGAAAGGGGCAGATGTTCTAATATTCGGCTGCTCAGATACGATACGCTCTTACACGGTGAGGCAGCTTCACCCGAGATGCAGAATCGTGTATGTCATCCCCGGCGATCCATGCTCGAATGAAGATCTGCTAATGGCACTTCGTAGACAGGTGCAGGAATTAGATCTAGGGCAAATGAAGCGGATAGCACACCGCATTGAACTGAATAAGACGAAATCGATTATCCCAATGACCGAGAATCTACTGGCCATTCTGCTAATGATGGAGTCGATACCCGATGCGAAGTTTCAACAACTGACGGATATTCTCGGTCTTCCGTGGCATACAGGATATGCGATGATGATCGCTTTTCCCCAAATCGAAGGGATTAGCCCAACGGAGAATCATATGCGCTTAACCAGGTATTATGATGCTGTAAATCATTTTACGAAGCAGCTGGGACCATGCGTTACGAGTCCTATGATGAATCGATACATGACCGTGTTCTTCGTCGTAGAGGACGATTGGGATGTGTTAGGTAAAGCAGCATTATTACGTGCAGAACGACTGTATAAGCTGCTAGATTACGTATTTGGAACAAATATTACCCTGGGCATAGGTACGGTTAAACCCGTTCTAGAGCTCCGCCAATCGTATCGTCAGGCAGCGATCTCTGCGGCCTACGGGGAAGCACATGCGATCCCGATGGCAACCATTGAGGATGTACAGCGCAGCGCGGCAAGAAGGAATACAGCTTGGTTGAAACGGGACACGTCCATTGAATTCCAATTGCGTCCGGAACTCGGTACGATGGCGTATGAGCTGGAGCAACAGCATAATGAAGCACTTATGAAGCTGATGGGAGAGAGGGGGCCGTCGGCGGATTCGATTCAATTTGGATAG
- the ytaF gene encoding sporulation membrane protein YtaF translates to MHWVSVIMFAIASNLDNLGIGLSFGMKRTRIPWLPNILIACITMIGTYFSMRMGEWLVQFVSSALANWLGAIVIILIGVWTLWGSLRSPDVKEELEAPTLSEVLRDPIHADQDHNQVISWRESLALGMALTLNNIATGIGAGATGISALWTTVITGVLSVLFIGVGSAVGSRIARTWFGRYSSVVAGVLLCLIGLYEILI, encoded by the coding sequence ATGCACTGGGTATCTGTCATAATGTTTGCCATTGCTTCGAATTTAGATAATTTGGGAATTGGCTTGTCCTTTGGCATGAAGCGAACGAGAATACCGTGGCTGCCGAATATCCTCATTGCGTGCATAACGATGATTGGTACGTATTTCTCGATGCGGATGGGGGAATGGCTCGTTCAGTTCGTCTCCAGTGCCCTGGCGAATTGGTTAGGAGCGATTGTCATTATTCTGATTGGTGTATGGACGTTATGGGGGAGTCTGCGATCCCCAGACGTGAAGGAGGAGCTTGAAGCTCCTACTTTATCTGAGGTGCTGCGAGATCCGATCCATGCGGATCAGGATCACAATCAAGTGATCTCTTGGAGAGAATCCTTAGCGCTGGGTATGGCCTTAACGCTGAATAATATTGCGACCGGCATCGGCGCCGGCGCGACAGGAATATCTGCTCTATGGACGACGGTCATCACTGGCGTACTGTCCGTCCTATTCATCGGCGTAGGCTCTGCTGTCGGCAGTAGAATCGCTAGAACATGGTTCGGGCGGTATTCGAGTGTAGTGGCAGGCGTCCTGCTGTGCCTCATCGGCCTGTATGAAATATTAATATAA
- a CDS encoding efflux RND transporter periplasmic adaptor subunit: MKKKIWLGIAALIIIGISFGLYSISTPKPPVVADSLDSALQFEVTKEDLSKTIDVKGKSSYLNETVIYAPYDASILKWNVKDGMQIKQGTTLFSLDQTKLHNEIAQIEAQLQKSALETRLSDLQANAAEADATLSLSEADAKRGFVEREKNKIMNELNQVNDQISKTELDSKRKKLQQADFKTPASGIFLFDDANAIPKSVRENDRIGKIVDLDKLQLVSYVGEQDVFQIKEGMPVKVKINALKNVVLTGKVVSVSKFAKTGTEQNASQSAQFQVNISLSKNDNLIAGLSLTGSIEVANKPDVLVIPTIAVQREKDQYYVMLKSANGVEKKYIKIGLETPDKTEVMEGLKEKDTVVLQ; encoded by the coding sequence ATGAAGAAGAAAATATGGCTTGGGATCGCAGCCCTCATCATTATTGGGATCAGCTTCGGTCTCTATAGCATAAGTACACCGAAACCGCCGGTTGTCGCAGACAGCCTGGACTCGGCATTGCAATTCGAAGTAACGAAAGAAGACTTATCCAAGACGATTGACGTAAAGGGCAAGTCATCCTATCTGAACGAGACGGTAATATACGCTCCATATGACGCATCTATCCTCAAGTGGAACGTCAAAGACGGCATGCAGATCAAGCAAGGAACGACTTTGTTCTCCCTCGATCAGACCAAATTACATAACGAAATCGCTCAGATCGAAGCACAGTTGCAAAAATCGGCGCTGGAAACCAGACTTAGCGACCTACAAGCCAATGCAGCGGAAGCAGATGCCACATTAAGCCTGTCCGAAGCGGATGCAAAGCGCGGATTCGTCGAACGCGAAAAGAATAAGATCATGAATGAGCTGAATCAAGTGAATGACCAGATCAGCAAGACAGAGCTGGATTCGAAGCGGAAGAAGCTGCAGCAAGCGGATTTCAAGACGCCAGCTTCTGGAATCTTCTTATTCGATGACGCGAACGCGATTCCAAAATCGGTGCGCGAGAATGATCGAATCGGCAAAATCGTTGACCTCGATAAGCTTCAGCTCGTATCGTATGTGGGTGAACAAGACGTCTTTCAGATCAAGGAAGGCATGCCTGTCAAAGTGAAAATCAATGCGCTCAAAAATGTCGTTCTTACTGGGAAAGTCGTCAGCGTATCGAAGTTCGCGAAGACGGGAACCGAGCAGAATGCTTCCCAATCCGCTCAGTTCCAAGTCAATATCAGTCTGTCCAAAAACGATAACCTCATTGCGGGTCTCAGCTTAACCGGTTCCATTGAGGTTGCGAATAAACCCGATGTATTGGTCATTCCGACCATTGCCGTACAACGGGAAAAAGATCAATATTATGTGATGTTGAAATCAGCCAACGGCGTAGAGAAGAAATATATTAAGATTGGTCTTGAGACACCAGATAAGACGGAAGTAATGGAAGGCTTGAAGGAGAAAGACACCGTCGTATTGCAGTAA
- a CDS encoding ABC transporter permease, translated as MRIRDYISIGWDQLKRRKVVTAMCTIGIAIGSAAIIVALSLGESAQQYAQEQVNSFLKIDEITIMNETDSKSQDSSSSESDRGVITKQKLNIIAQLPHVKAVGTYKSIGNFGFSVDENKEGRLELTATNLESLEAFDNKFKQGGISEQENTVVLSYGAMMGLMDQEAMEARDKQIRANPNDEALWEQFREMDKIVTPLYQKQLKLKIDVTQDLNNPKIVEIPLRVVGVLDKPSGVSDNQVSWMKDAYISHALADQITDLMKAARPSTGLPPELSVEFNKAVVKVDDIKNVESLDKTIKKLRLSPQNNLHQQDRLAEQFAIVRTVALGVGLFVLFIASISIVVAMTMSTYQRRRQIGIMKVLGANLAQIRNMFIVESALLGLVGGVFGILFSYWVVWGINALLMATEGGDRSILFISTWILGVGIFFAVLTGVLSGIYPAISASRTDALTAIKRD; from the coding sequence ATGAGAATTCGCGATTATATTAGCATTGGTTGGGATCAGCTCAAACGAAGAAAGGTCGTTACGGCGATGTGTACCATCGGGATCGCCATCGGTTCGGCTGCGATTATCGTCGCCCTGTCCCTAGGGGAATCGGCGCAGCAGTATGCGCAAGAGCAGGTGAATTCTTTTCTCAAGATCGATGAGATAACGATCATGAATGAGACGGACTCCAAGTCGCAAGACAGCAGTTCTTCCGAATCAGACCGTGGCGTCATCACGAAGCAAAAGCTCAATATTATTGCGCAGCTTCCGCATGTCAAAGCCGTTGGGACCTATAAAAGCATCGGTAATTTCGGATTCAGCGTCGATGAGAACAAAGAAGGGCGTCTAGAATTAACGGCGACCAATCTGGAATCGCTCGAAGCGTTCGATAACAAGTTCAAACAAGGCGGCATCTCCGAACAAGAAAATACCGTCGTGCTTAGTTATGGGGCGATGATGGGGCTGATGGATCAAGAAGCGATGGAAGCACGGGACAAGCAAATCCGGGCTAATCCGAATGATGAAGCGCTCTGGGAACAGTTCCGTGAGATGGATAAAATTGTGACACCGCTCTACCAGAAGCAATTGAAACTGAAGATCGACGTCACCCAAGATCTCAATAACCCCAAAATCGTCGAAATCCCGTTGCGGGTCGTTGGCGTTCTTGATAAGCCGTCTGGCGTATCGGATAACCAAGTCTCCTGGATGAAGGATGCTTATATCTCGCATGCACTAGCGGATCAGATTACGGATTTAATGAAAGCAGCACGTCCTAGTACTGGACTTCCTCCAGAGCTAAGCGTGGAATTCAACAAAGCCGTCGTCAAAGTCGATGATATTAAAAATGTCGAGTCGCTCGATAAGACCATCAAGAAATTAAGGTTATCGCCGCAGAACAACTTGCATCAGCAGGATCGACTCGCTGAACAATTCGCCATTGTACGTACGGTTGCGCTTGGTGTCGGGTTATTCGTCTTGTTCATTGCATCGATATCCATTGTCGTAGCCATGACCATGTCGACCTATCAGCGGCGCAGACAAATCGGGATTATGAAGGTGCTTGGGGCGAACCTCGCGCAGATTCGCAACATGTTTATCGTAGAATCAGCACTCCTCGGCCTTGTAGGCGGCGTGTTCGGCATTCTATTTTCCTATTGGGTCGTCTGGGGAATTAATGCGCTCCTCATGGCAACCGAAGGCGGAGACCGGAGCATCCTGTTTATCTCCACATGGATTCTGGGCGTCGGTATATTCTTCGCTGTCCTAACCGGTGTCTTATCGGGGATTTATCCTGCGATCAGCGCATCGAGAACGGATGCTCTAACAGCCATCAAACGAGACTAG
- a CDS encoding ABC transporter ATP-binding protein, whose amino-acid sequence MLRVEHLSHVFRNGSEDTPVLRDINFTIHKGEIVALLGSSGSGKSTLLNLMAGLMKPTEGTILIAGQAIEKMNENKLAEFRRTNIGFIFQAYELISHMTVRENVELPLVFQGVKPNSRKERALSLLEKVGLKDKTEMFPSQLSGGQQQRVSIARSLITMPSIVFADEPTGNLDTKTENEIIDLLVELNQSLQLTFVIVTHEKEVADRTKRIIQLRDGYLIDQSVETGGQVTS is encoded by the coding sequence TTGCTGCGTGTAGAACATTTATCCCACGTCTTTCGCAATGGAAGCGAAGACACACCAGTCCTCAGAGACATTAATTTCACCATACATAAAGGCGAGATCGTCGCATTGCTCGGCAGTTCCGGTTCTGGTAAGTCCACGCTGCTCAACTTGATGGCAGGTCTGATGAAACCGACGGAAGGTACCATTTTGATTGCGGGGCAAGCCATCGAGAAAATGAACGAAAATAAACTCGCTGAATTCCGGCGGACGAACATTGGCTTTATTTTTCAAGCGTATGAGCTAATCTCGCATATGACCGTACGCGAAAATGTGGAGCTTCCTCTTGTATTCCAGGGGGTCAAGCCTAACAGCCGCAAAGAAAGAGCGCTCTCGCTGCTCGAGAAAGTCGGACTCAAAGACAAGACGGAGATGTTCCCTTCCCAGCTCTCCGGCGGACAGCAGCAGCGTGTAAGTATCGCGCGTTCGTTAATTACGATGCCATCGATCGTATTCGCAGACGAACCTACGGGGAACTTGGATACGAAGACAGAGAACGAGATCATCGACCTGCTCGTTGAATTGAATCAATCGCTGCAGCTGACCTTCGTCATCGTTACGCATGAGAAGGAAGTAGCAGATCGGACGAAACGAATCATTCAATTGCGGGATGGCTATTTGATCGACCAGTCGGTGGAGACGGGAGGTCAAGTCACATCATGA
- the sspI gene encoding small acid-soluble spore protein SspI, translated as MGITLDLRQAILRKVQNKTDAEIADMIEDSIDYDEKALPGLGVLFELIWKQVDDKTHDELIHALQEKLSSDAPAHS; from the coding sequence ATGGGTATAACACTGGATTTGCGACAAGCGATTCTCCGTAAAGTACAGAATAAGACCGATGCCGAGATTGCCGACATGATTGAGGATTCCATTGATTATGACGAGAAGGCACTTCCGGGGCTTGGCGTGTTATTCGAACTGATCTGGAAACAAGTCGACGACAAGACACATGATGAGCTTATTCATGCGCTGCAAGAAAAGCTCTCCTCCGACGCCCCTGCTCACTCGTAG
- a CDS encoding potassium channel family protein, whose amino-acid sequence MAKKQFAVIGMGRFGSSVARAISDMGFEVLAIDSDEGRVQDIVNIVTHAVSADSTDEEALKALGIRNFDVVVVSIGQDIQSSILTTLILKDLGVPRIIVKAQNELHGKVLNKIGADKVIYPERDMGLRVAHHLVSPNIMDFIELSSDHSIIEMQAVPQMIGKNLKQLDVRAKFGCNVMAIKNNGKMNISPNADDNIKSDDILIIVGANKDLQKMEIHYANG is encoded by the coding sequence GTGGCGAAGAAACAATTTGCAGTCATTGGCATGGGGCGTTTCGGTTCAAGTGTGGCTCGTGCTATTAGCGATATGGGGTTTGAGGTTCTAGCAATTGATAGTGATGAAGGCCGTGTTCAGGATATCGTCAATATCGTGACACATGCCGTATCTGCCGACTCGACGGATGAAGAAGCGTTGAAAGCGCTCGGGATACGTAATTTCGATGTGGTCGTCGTCTCGATTGGACAAGATATCCAATCCAGCATCCTGACTACTTTGATTCTAAAAGATCTTGGTGTACCAAGAATTATTGTGAAGGCGCAGAATGAATTGCACGGGAAAGTACTCAATAAAATCGGAGCGGATAAAGTCATTTATCCGGAGCGGGATATGGGATTGCGCGTTGCGCATCATCTCGTCTCTCCGAACATTATGGATTTCATTGAATTGTCCAGCGATCATAGTATTATCGAGATGCAGGCGGTACCGCAAATGATCGGCAAGAACTTGAAGCAATTGGACGTTCGTGCCAAATTCGGCTGTAACGTGATGGCGATCAAGAACAACGGGAAAATGAATATTTCCCCCAATGCGGATGATAACATTAAATCCGATGACATCCTCATAATCGTTGGGGCGAACAAGGATCTCCAGAAGATGGAGATTCATTATGCGAATGGGTGA
- a CDS encoding TrmH family RNA methyltransferase, whose product MEITSVQNPRVKQWAQLLEKKTRDKEHKYIIEGIHLVQEALISDAPVECIVYSMEQGMPADIEKLTASHLDVEWIGVTEAIIAKCSSTETPQPVFAIVHKQSSDMGALMEQEHALVVVVDGVQDPGNLGTIIRSADAVLADAVILGKGTVDLYNPKTIRATMGSMFHLPVLEGNLHELLPAAKRSGARIVSTSLQAEHTCYAYDFRPSTWLLVGNEGKGVSAAVEAYVDDRIIIPMPGRAESLNVAMATSVLLYEALRQRRYT is encoded by the coding sequence ATGGAGATCACATCTGTACAGAATCCGCGTGTCAAGCAATGGGCGCAGCTTCTGGAGAAAAAAACACGAGATAAAGAACACAAATATATTATTGAAGGCATTCACTTAGTTCAGGAAGCACTGATCTCAGACGCCCCTGTGGAATGCATTGTCTACAGCATGGAGCAGGGCATGCCTGCGGACATCGAAAAGCTCACGGCATCGCATCTGGATGTGGAGTGGATTGGCGTGACGGAAGCGATCATCGCCAAATGCAGCTCGACGGAGACGCCACAACCCGTCTTCGCCATCGTACACAAGCAAAGCTCAGACATGGGTGCATTAATGGAACAAGAGCATGCGCTCGTTGTTGTCGTCGATGGTGTCCAAGATCCGGGCAATCTGGGCACGATCATTCGCAGCGCGGATGCCGTGCTCGCCGATGCGGTCATCCTTGGGAAAGGCACCGTTGACCTCTACAATCCGAAGACGATTCGGGCGACGATGGGCTCGATGTTCCATCTGCCGGTACTCGAAGGCAATCTGCACGAGCTATTGCCTGCCGCGAAGCGGAGCGGGGCACGGATTGTCAGCACGAGCTTGCAGGCGGAGCACACCTGTTATGCGTACGATTTCCGTCCGTCGACATGGTTGCTCGTCGGGAATGAAGGCAAGGGCGTATCGGCTGCGGTCGAGGCTTATGTCGACGACCGAATTATTATTCCGATGCCGGGTCGCGCGGAATCGCTGAATGTGGCGATGGCGACGTCGGTATTGCTGTATGAGGCGCTGAGACAACGTCGGTATACATAG
- a CDS encoding cache domain-containing sensor histidine kinase, which translates to MKSRMVNPLTKMKVKYQLILLFLVMVGPIFLLHAYGNTKAEQILKRHVTNAYIELNKMNVMLIDRNIESVNKITTTIIQNPITQRLVPDARDAVIARVNQYDEMVKLLASYSLGQNGGSNVNYSLYVYDPEDLYFFAPKFQYTLSGVYFFSDQDEPPWFQEAIQKKGKGYMRIVDATEMLQPRKTLAYVRAVNMVTNGKKVIGVLVATQMDHEIGASLQSISLPGGEIYYLNRDNEVLASTVPSQFGHVIHVPEPTDETFDVSEHTYHFIDDQFIYVVKISDTLGQKLLYKVPVNLLLQQQSELKQLIQYMSITYTVVVCIFMMYFWRSIMRPLQKLAIFVRRYEPGKLIPSTPFRERKDEVGVLVHAMYEMANRLNTLITYKYQMEIKQKEAQLQILYQQINPHLLYNTLESIYWKCTMEGNAESAEMIKELSKLMKIGLSRGRELIRFEEELEHVAAYIRLQQKRYDDQFQVRWDIEPGLAHHLIPKITLQPLVENAMIHGVRQMEEDGEINIIARAEADYVEIRVEDNGYKTVDFDAITRLLTSEESNPKLGFGIRNIHQRIQLHFGAAYGIHYRAREGGGTTVTIRIPLTPIEMDGSIDKQA; encoded by the coding sequence GTGAAATCACGGATGGTAAATCCGTTGACCAAGATGAAAGTCAAATACCAGCTCATCTTATTATTCCTCGTCATGGTAGGTCCGATCTTCCTGCTGCATGCTTATGGCAACACGAAGGCCGAGCAGATTCTAAAGCGGCATGTGACCAATGCCTATATCGAGCTGAACAAGATGAATGTGATGCTTATTGACCGCAACATTGAAAGCGTTAACAAAATCACAACAACCATTATTCAGAATCCAATCACCCAGCGGCTTGTGCCGGATGCGAGAGATGCTGTCATCGCGCGTGTAAATCAATACGATGAGATGGTGAAGCTGCTCGCCAGTTATTCGCTCGGACAGAACGGGGGCAGCAATGTGAACTATTCGCTCTACGTATATGATCCGGAGGATTTGTATTTTTTTGCGCCGAAATTTCAATATACGCTTAGCGGTGTGTATTTCTTCTCTGATCAGGATGAACCGCCGTGGTTCCAAGAAGCGATTCAGAAAAAAGGAAAAGGTTATATGCGGATCGTTGACGCAACTGAAATGCTGCAGCCTCGCAAGACGCTCGCGTATGTCCGTGCGGTTAATATGGTTACGAACGGCAAGAAAGTGATCGGGGTACTCGTAGCGACCCAGATGGATCATGAAATTGGCGCATCGCTGCAATCCATTTCCTTGCCGGGCGGGGAAATCTACTACCTGAACCGGGATAATGAGGTACTCGCTTCGACGGTACCTAGCCAGTTCGGCCATGTCATTCACGTACCGGAGCCGACGGATGAGACGTTCGACGTGAGTGAGCATACATATCATTTCATTGATGATCAGTTTATCTATGTTGTCAAAATTAGCGATACACTCGGGCAGAAGCTGCTCTACAAGGTTCCGGTGAACCTGCTCTTGCAACAGCAGAGCGAATTGAAGCAACTCATTCAATACATGTCCATCACGTACACCGTCGTGGTTTGTATTTTCATGATGTATTTCTGGCGCTCGATTATGAGGCCGCTGCAGAAGCTGGCGATTTTCGTACGCCGATACGAGCCAGGCAAACTCATCCCGTCGACGCCGTTCCGCGAACGCAAGGATGAGGTCGGTGTCTTGGTCCATGCCATGTATGAGATGGCGAACCGATTGAATACGCTCATTACTTATAAATATCAGATGGAGATCAAGCAGAAGGAAGCGCAGTTGCAAATCCTCTATCAGCAGATCAATCCGCACCTGCTCTACAATACGCTGGAGAGCATCTATTGGAAGTGCACGATGGAAGGTAACGCTGAATCGGCTGAGATGATCAAGGAATTGTCGAAGCTGATGAAAATCGGCTTAAGCCGCGGCCGGGAGCTCATCCGGTTCGAGGAGGAACTAGAGCATGTGGCAGCCTATATTCGCTTGCAGCAGAAACGGTACGACGACCAGTTCCAAGTACGCTGGGACATCGAACCGGGGCTTGCGCACCACCTGATCCCCAAAATTACGCTGCAGCCTTTAGTAGAGAATGCGATGATTCATGGTGTTCGTCAGATGGAAGAAGACGGCGAGATTAACATCATAGCTCGCGCGGAAGCAGACTATGTGGAGATTCGAGTCGAAGACAATGGCTACAAGACGGTCGATTTCGATGCAATCACGAGGCTCTTAACGTCGGAAGAATCGAATCCGAAGCTGGGCTTCGGCATCCGCAATATCCATCAGCGCATCCAGCTTCATTTCGGCGCAGCTTACGGCATTCACTACCGCGCTAGAGAAGGCGGCGGGACGACCGTGACGATTCGCATTCCTCTGACCCCAATCGAGATGGATGGTTCGATAGACAAGCAAGCATAA
- a CDS encoding response regulator, whose product MYNVLIVDDEPLICKGLSGLLASTGLPIQSIYTAHSGHEALDYLRMEEIHLLITDIQMGAMSGIELMHQAKMLNPAIEAIIISAHETFQYAQQAIRLGAKDYLVKPLNENLLLDSVRDALLKSSHRRPSLDETFSLLADSDHFHMEEPLQDRMSLLAELIKEPSTFIEPLAQTLQLEELKLRGPYFAILTIRLDLSKRKAEREVTPADLGLLHYASLNMIEELMRDDWQHIAFYTEQEIHVIVQWDEEAYQDTGIPKIHHLEMLGRTIHASILKYLGLSCVVGISQILRGVSFLGVLSEQAHKAISWNQQHRDHYVFYYGNFHWSQYDREEPTEDELHQQNNSIVEQAKAFIDGNYAQKGLTLHEVAQKNHVSPNYLSYLYKKFTGYNLWEYVIKLRMEESKRLLLQTDLRRYEISERVGYESPEHFSKIFKKYYGMSPSEVKK is encoded by the coding sequence ATGTATAACGTATTGATTGTTGACGATGAACCATTGATTTGCAAAGGGCTTAGCGGCTTGCTAGCCTCTACGGGACTACCTATTCAGAGCATTTATACGGCACATAGCGGGCACGAGGCATTGGATTATTTGCGGATGGAGGAGATTCATCTCTTAATTACCGACATTCAGATGGGCGCAATGAGCGGGATCGAGCTGATGCATCAAGCCAAAATGCTCAATCCTGCGATTGAAGCGATCATTATATCAGCCCATGAGACGTTCCAATATGCGCAGCAGGCGATTCGACTCGGCGCGAAGGATTACCTGGTCAAGCCGCTCAATGAGAACTTGCTGCTTGATTCCGTCCGAGATGCGCTGTTGAAATCTTCGCACAGACGGCCTTCCTTGGACGAGACGTTCTCACTGCTCGCCGATTCCGACCATTTCCATATGGAGGAGCCGCTGCAGGATCGAATGTCTTTGCTGGCCGAATTGATTAAGGAGCCGTCTACCTTCATAGAACCATTGGCACAAACGCTGCAACTGGAGGAGCTCAAGCTCCGAGGGCCTTATTTTGCGATTCTCACGATCCGGTTGGATCTATCGAAGCGTAAGGCGGAGCGTGAAGTCACCCCGGCTGATCTCGGCCTGCTGCATTATGCTTCGTTGAATATGATCGAGGAGCTGATGCGGGACGATTGGCAGCATATCGCCTTCTATACGGAACAGGAGATTCATGTCATCGTGCAATGGGATGAAGAGGCCTATCAAGATACTGGCATCCCAAAAATTCATCATCTGGAGATGCTGGGGCGCACCATTCATGCCAGCATTCTAAAATATTTGGGCTTGTCTTGCGTCGTAGGCATCAGCCAGATTCTACGCGGTGTATCTTTCCTTGGGGTATTAAGCGAACAAGCGCACAAGGCCATTAGCTGGAATCAGCAGCACCGGGATCATTACGTGTTCTATTACGGAAATTTTCATTGGTCGCAGTATGATCGCGAAGAACCGACGGAGGATGAACTGCATCAGCAGAACAACAGCATCGTGGAACAAGCAAAAGCTTTCATTGACGGGAATTATGCGCAGAAGGGGCTTACGCTGCATGAGGTTGCGCAGAAGAACCACGTCAGTCCGAATTATCTCAGTTACCTGTATAAGAAGTTCACGGGCTACAATCTCTGGGAGTATGTCATTAAACTGCGGATGGAGGAGAGCAAGCGACTGCTGCTCCAGACGGATTTGCGAAGATATGAAATTTCGGAGCGGGTAGGCTACGAATCCCCTGAGCATTTCAGCAAAATATTCAAAAAATATTATGGCATGAGTCCAAGCGAAGTGAAGAAGTAA
- a CDS encoding carbohydrate ABC transporter permease — protein sequence MLRKHFWGYAFLLPAVLLFIIFLWVPIIKGFVYSFYHVDFVKGNTYVGFDNYKTVFSDPDVGKAIKNSFYYMVLCLLFGFWVPIVFSIAISELKKFQGAVRVAAYLPYVVPIVVLYGLWRWMYDPVGPINALLTTLGLDQIAFMTDTKWSMISLVLMETWQQFGSAMLIYLAAVLSIPRDWYEAAEIDGAGVWARIRHITLPSMRNLILLMLVLQLIGTSQGYQSQLAMLDGGPNNATLTYALLIVKYAFNKLDYGVATALGVLMFIVLGLLATLQFRLQNKEEN from the coding sequence ATGCTGCGCAAACATTTCTGGGGATATGCGTTTCTACTCCCAGCGGTGCTCCTATTTATCATTTTTCTATGGGTACCAATTATCAAAGGATTTGTGTATAGCTTCTATCACGTTGATTTTGTGAAAGGGAACACCTACGTCGGCTTCGACAATTACAAGACAGTCTTCTCTGATCCAGACGTCGGCAAGGCGATCAAGAACAGCTTCTATTATATGGTCTTGTGCCTTCTCTTCGGTTTCTGGGTACCGATTGTTTTCTCAATTGCCATCTCGGAGCTTAAGAAATTTCAGGGCGCGGTTCGCGTAGCGGCTTATCTACCCTATGTCGTACCCATCGTCGTATTGTACGGGCTATGGCGCTGGATGTACGATCCGGTCGGTCCGATCAATGCGCTCTTAACGACGCTTGGTCTCGATCAAATTGCCTTCATGACAGATACCAAGTGGTCGATGATTTCCCTCGTACTGATGGAGACTTGGCAGCAATTCGGATCGGCGATGCTCATCTATCTCGCAGCGGTGCTCAGTATTCCGCGGGACTGGTACGAAGCAGCCGAGATCGACGGGGCAGGCGTCTGGGCCCGGATTCGGCACATTACATTGCCTTCGATGCGCAATTTGATTCTCTTGATGTTAGTCCTTCAGCTCATCGGAACCTCTCAAGGCTATCAATCGCAGCTTGCGATGCTGGATGGCGGGCCGAATAATGCGACATTAACGTATGCGCTGCTCATTGTTAAGTACGCCTTCAACAAGCTCGATTATGGGGTAGCGACGGCATTAGGCGTATTGATGTTTATCGTGTTAGGGCTGCTCGCGACGTTGCAGTTCCGATTGCAGAATAAGGAGGAGAACTAA